Proteins encoded within one genomic window of Penaeus vannamei isolate JL-2024 unplaced genomic scaffold, ASM4276789v1 unanchor594, whole genome shotgun sequence:
- the LOC113825545 gene encoding alpha-L-fucosidase isoform X2 yields MEKNYRPGFTYADFAPEFTAEFFEPEEWASVFNASGARYVVLTSKHHEGFTLWPSRYSWNWNSLDVGPKRDLVGDLAAAIRNNTPHIHFGLYYSLYEWFHPVFLSDMSHLFTTNEFVTKKVMPELSDLVNRYEPEVLWSDGDWDAPAFYWTSKEFLAWLFNDSPVKDTVVVNDRWGEGIACHHGSFYTCFDRYNPGVLQKHKWENAMTLDRRSWGYRREATASDYLSFHELVTELAETISCGGNLLVNVGPTHDGRLPPIMEERLRQLGSWLDVNGEAVYDSAPWRHQNDTLTPGVWYTSKDNLVYAMVLSWPEEDVLTLGSVRSTPQTHVAMLAYKDDHGSSSLEFTILDDGIAVTFPAMSRVASQWAWVLVFHGIEPA; encoded by the exons ATGGAGAAGAACTACCGGCCGGGGTTCACGTACGCGGACTTCGCCCCGGAGTTCACGGCCGAGTTCTTCGAGCCCGAGGAGTGGGCGAGCGTGTTCAACGCCTCGGGCGCTCGCTACGTCGTCCTCACCAGCAAGCACCACGAGGGCTTCACCCTGTGGCCCTCGCGCTACTCCTGGAACTGGAACAGCCTCGACGTCGGGCCCAAGAGGGACCTCGTAG GAGACCTAGCCGCAGCTATCAGGAATAACACGCCACACATCCACTTCGGGCTTTACTATTCTCTCTATGAATGGTTTCATCCCGTCTTCCTAAGCGACATGAGCCACCTGTTCACAACCAACGAGTTCGTCACAAAGAAGGTCATGCCGGAACTCAGTGACTTG GTGAACAGATACGAGCCCGAAGTGCTCTGGTCGGACGGCGACTGGGACGCTCCCGCCTTCTACTGGACGTCGAAGGAGTTCCTAGCGTGGCTGTTCAACGACTCCCCCGTCAAGGACACGGTGGTGGTGAACGACCGCTGGGGGGAGGGCATCGCCTGCCACCACGGCTCCTTCTACACCTGCTTCGACAGATATAACCCTG GCGTGCTGCAGAAACACAAGTGGGAGAACGCCATGACGCTGGACAGACGCTCCTGGGGCTACCGGCGAGAGGCTACCGCGTCAGACTACCTCTCCTTCCACGAACTCGTTACTGAGTTAGCGGAAACCATCAGCTGTGGAG GTAACCTGCTGGTGAACGTGGGTCCCACGCACGACGGGCGTCTCCCGCCCATCATGGAGGAGCGCCTCCGGCAACTCGGCTCGTGGCTCGACGTCAACGGCGAGGCCGTGTACGACTCCGCGCCCTGGAGACACCAGAACGACACGCTCACGCCCGGAGTTTG GTACACGAGCAAAGACAACCTCGTGTACGCCATGGTGTTGTCGTGGCCCGAGGAGGACGTGCTGACTCTGGGCTCCGTGCGTTCGACGCCTCAGACGCACGTGGCCATGTTGGCCTACAAGGACGACCACGGTAGCAGCAGCCTCGAG TTCACCATCCTGGACGACGGAATAGCAGTGACATTCCCCGCCATGTCTCGCGTGGCCAGCCAGTGGGCGTGGGTGCTCGTCTTCCACGGCATCGAGCCTGCTTAG
- the LOC113825545 gene encoding alpha-L-fucosidase isoform X1, translating to MLIVSLFLTSLAVCRAQYEPTWESLDSRPLPAWYDGAKVGIFIHWGVYSVPSFGSEWFWKDWQGFGIQKYVEFMEKNYRPGFTYADFAPEFTAEFFEPEEWASVFNASGARYVVLTSKHHEGFTLWPSRYSWNWNSLDVGPKRDLVGDLAAAIRNNTPHIHFGLYYSLYEWFHPVFLSDMSHLFTTNEFVTKKVMPELSDLVNRYEPEVLWSDGDWDAPAFYWTSKEFLAWLFNDSPVKDTVVVNDRWGEGIACHHGSFYTCFDRYNPGVLQKHKWENAMTLDRRSWGYRREATASDYLSFHELVTELAETISCGGNLLVNVGPTHDGRLPPIMEERLRQLGSWLDVNGEAVYDSAPWRHQNDTLTPGVWYTSKDNLVYAMVLSWPEEDVLTLGSVRSTPQTHVAMLAYKDDHGSSSLEFTILDDGIAVTFPAMSRVASQWAWVLVFHGIEPA from the exons ATGCTTATCGTCAGCCTTTTTCTGACCTCTCTCG CTGTTTGCCGAGCGCAGTACGAGCCCACTTGGGAATCGCTGGACTCGAGGCCGCTGCCCGCCTGGTACGACGGCGCCAAGGTGGGCATCTTCATCCACTGGGGCGTGTACTCGGTGCCCTCCTTCGGCTCCGAGTGGTTCTGGAAGGACTGGCAAG GTTTCGGAATTCAGAAATACGTAGAGTTCATGGAGAAGAACTACCGGCCGGGGTTCACGTACGCGGACTTCGCCCCGGAGTTCACGGCCGAGTTCTTCGAGCCCGAGGAGTGGGCGAGCGTGTTCAACGCCTCGGGCGCTCGCTACGTCGTCCTCACCAGCAAGCACCACGAGGGCTTCACCCTGTGGCCCTCGCGCTACTCCTGGAACTGGAACAGCCTCGACGTCGGGCCCAAGAGGGACCTCGTAG GAGACCTAGCCGCAGCTATCAGGAATAACACGCCACACATCCACTTCGGGCTTTACTATTCTCTCTATGAATGGTTTCATCCCGTCTTCCTAAGCGACATGAGCCACCTGTTCACAACCAACGAGTTCGTCACAAAGAAGGTCATGCCGGAACTCAGTGACTTG GTGAACAGATACGAGCCCGAAGTGCTCTGGTCGGACGGCGACTGGGACGCTCCCGCCTTCTACTGGACGTCGAAGGAGTTCCTAGCGTGGCTGTTCAACGACTCCCCCGTCAAGGACACGGTGGTGGTGAACGACCGCTGGGGGGAGGGCATCGCCTGCCACCACGGCTCCTTCTACACCTGCTTCGACAGATATAACCCTG GCGTGCTGCAGAAACACAAGTGGGAGAACGCCATGACGCTGGACAGACGCTCCTGGGGCTACCGGCGAGAGGCTACCGCGTCAGACTACCTCTCCTTCCACGAACTCGTTACTGAGTTAGCGGAAACCATCAGCTGTGGAG GTAACCTGCTGGTGAACGTGGGTCCCACGCACGACGGGCGTCTCCCGCCCATCATGGAGGAGCGCCTCCGGCAACTCGGCTCGTGGCTCGACGTCAACGGCGAGGCCGTGTACGACTCCGCGCCCTGGAGACACCAGAACGACACGCTCACGCCCGGAGTTTG GTACACGAGCAAAGACAACCTCGTGTACGCCATGGTGTTGTCGTGGCCCGAGGAGGACGTGCTGACTCTGGGCTCCGTGCGTTCGACGCCTCAGACGCACGTGGCCATGTTGGCCTACAAGGACGACCACGGTAGCAGCAGCCTCGAG TTCACCATCCTGGACGACGGAATAGCAGTGACATTCCCCGCCATGTCTCGCGTGGCCAGCCAGTGGGCGTGGGTGCTCGTCTTCCACGGCATCGAGCCTGCTTAG